A window from Toxoplasma gondii ME49 chromosome IX, whole genome shotgun sequence encodes these proteins:
- a CDS encoding hypothetical protein (encoded by transcript TGME49_291630): protein MFSGETLFCSMMYCQFTRWGEEGRRPLRTLFVLCVLLAFCGVTTHIASAARADVDPVSATEAVVAEVEEASRQDEAAENRDESLEDAVSSPDALATALMQRIQELYQESFRLLASAKADATAFKEELAAHLENIKQGGLPTDPAQFRSLGGMQLSWMEADKSRKEASVAMEKLAVVLGQLKAVADEVGTTLKGSVEQAVRQGQKLYGSLLSTLMKDEKQSTKDQGIQIELRKGSI from the coding sequence ATGTTTTCAGGTGAGACCTTGTTCTGTTCCATGATGTACTGCCAGTTTACCAGATGGGGGGAGGAGGGTCGACGCCCGCTGCGGACCCTCTTCGTTTTGTGCGTTTTGCTGGCTTTTTGCGGTGTCACAACCCACATCGCGTCGGCGGCACGTGCTGACGTAGACCCTGTGTCTGCGACGGAGGCCGTCGTCGCCGAAGTTGAGGAAGCAAGCCGGCAAGACGAAGCGGCGGAAAACCGCGATGAATCATTGGAGGATGCCGTGTCGAGTCCGGACGCTCTGGCGACTGCGTTGATGCAACGGATCCAGGAGCTATACCAAGAAAGCTTCCGGCTGCTAGCCTCCGCAAAGGCTGACGCCACCGCGTTCAAAGAGGAACTGGCAGCCCATCTGGAAAACATCAAACAGGGCGGCTTGCCCACCGACCCGGCGCAGTTCCGCAGCCTTGGTGGCATGCAGCTGTCGTGGATGGAGGCAGACAAATCCCGCAAAGAAGCTAGCGTTGCCATGGAGAAGCTGGCGGTTGTTCTGGGGCAACTTAAAGCGGTTGCAGACGAAGTGGGAACGACGCTGAAAGGGTCCGTCGAACAGGCGGTACGGCAGGGGCAGAAGCTGTATGGAAGTCTTTTGAGCACCTTGATGAAGGACGAAAAACAAAGTACGAAGGACCAGGGCATCCAGATTGAGCTGAGAAAAGGCTCGATTTGA